From Salvelinus sp. IW2-2015 linkage group LG33, ASM291031v2, whole genome shotgun sequence, one genomic window encodes:
- the LOC111957711 gene encoding kinesin-like protein KIF2A isoform X5, which yields MVGSFGKIVVGVYVEIKRSDGRIHQALVTSLNEDNESVTVEWIENGDTKGKEIDFESIFALNPDVAPEEEIAPSPETPPPPTPTSVKVNKITKNRRTIAPTKNGTPSRDNRVVSTRSRPAPPQQLEPSPPPPPAQQPAQPTQAQTAQQLANARRKSNCVKEVEKLQEKRERRRIQQQELREKKAQEVDTTVPNYEILYMIRDFRASLDYRPLSTTDLIEEHRICVCVRKRPLNKKELTIRDLDVITIPSKDVVMVHEPKQKVDLTRYLENQTFRFDYAFDDSTTNEMVYRFTARPLVETIFERGMATCFAYGQTGSGKTHTMGGDFSGKNQDCSKGIYALAARDVFVMLKKPCYKKLDLQVYATFFEIYSGKVFDLLNGKAKLRVLEDGKQQVQVVGLHERDVKCTENVLKLIEVGNSCRTSGQTSANAHSSRSHAVFQIILRRKGKMHGKFSLIDLAGNERGADTSSADRQTRLEGAEINKSLLALKECIRALGRNKPHTPFRASKLTQVLRDSFIGENSRTCMIATISPGMTSCENTLNTLRYANRVKEFGISPSDIPFSQGGGSRSEFSELSPTHEYDDFATSPCRVKELTVDANQVTEGVLPNIHVVDQLDDDWDHLGSSPQRDDLKLLCEQNEEEVSPQLFNFHEAVSQMVEMEEQVLEDHRAVFQESIRWLEDEKVLLEITEEVDYDVDSYATQLEQILDQKIDILTELRDKVKSFRSSLQEEEQASKQINPKRPRALL from the exons GACGAATACACCAAGCCTTGGTCACGTCGTTGAATGAAGACAACGAGAGCGTCACCGTGGAGTGGATAGAAAATGGAGACaccaaagggaaagag aTTGACTTTGAGAGTATATTTGCACTAAACCCAGATGTGGCCCCAGAAGAGGAGATCGCCCCCAGCCCAGAGACCCCGCCCCCACCAACGCCCACCTCTGTGAAGGTCAACAAGATCACCAAG AACCGGCGAACAATAGCGCCCACTAAGAATGGCACTCCGTCCAGGGATAACAGAG TGGTGTCGACCCGGTCCAGACCAGCTCCACCCCAGCAGCTAGagccttcccctcctcctcctcccgcccAGCAGCCAGCCCAGCCCACTCAGGCCCAGACAGCCCAACAGTTAGCCAACG CGAGGAGGAAGTCCAACTGTGTGAAGGAAGTGGAGAAactgcaggagaagagagagagacgacggatACAGCAACAGGAGCTGagggagaagaaggcacag GAGGTGGACACCACTGTCCCTAACTATGAGATCCTGTATATGATCAGAGACTTCCGTGCCAGTCTGGACTACCGGCCGCTGTCCACCACAGATCTG atTGAAGAGCACagaatatgtgtttgtgtgaggaaACGTCCACTCAACAAGAAAG AGCTGACTATAAGGGACCTGGATGTGATTACCATCCCCAGTAAGGATGTGGTGATGGTTCATGAGCCCAAGCAGAAGGTGGACCTGACACGCTACCTGGAGAACCAGACCTTCCGCTTCGACTACGCCTTTGATGACAGCACCACTAATGAAATGGTTTACAG GTTTACTGCCAGGCCCCTGGTGGAGACCATCTTTGAGAGGGGCATGGCCACGTGCTTCGCCTATGGACAGACTGGTAGTGGCAAAACACAT ACTATGGGTGGAGATTTTTCTGGAAAGAACCAGGATTGTTCTAAAGGGATTTATGCATTAGCTG CTCGGGATGTGTTTGTCATGTTGAAGAAaccctgctacaagaagttagaTCTTCAGGTGTACGCAACCTTCTTTGAAATCTACAGTGGAAAG GTGTTTGACCTGCTGAATGGTAAGGCTAAGCTCCGGGTGCTGGAGGATGGGAAGCAGCAGGTGCAGGTGGTGGGGTTGCATGAGAGAGATGTCAAATGCACAGAGAACGTCCTCAAACTCATAGAAGTGGGCAACAGCTGCAG aacGTCAGGGCAGACCTCGGCCAACGCCCACTCGTCCCGTAGCCACGCCGTGTTCCAGATCATtctgaggaggaaggggaagatgCATGGCAAGTTCTCCCTGATCGACCTGGCGGGGAACGAGAGGGGGGCTGACACATCCAGTGCTGACCGCCAGACACGCCTGGAGGGAGCTGAGATCAACAAGAGCCTTCTGGCACTAAAG GAGTGCATCAGGGCGCTGGGACGGAACAAACCACACACTCCATTCAGGGCCAGCAAGCTCACACAGGTCCTCCGAGACTCCTTCATAGGGGAGAACTCCCGCACATGCATG ATAGCCACCATCTCTCCTGGCATGACATCCTGTGAGAACACCCTCAACACGCTACGCTACGCTAACAG AGTAAAGGAGTTTGGGATCAGTCCCTCAGACATCCCCTTCTCCCAGGGCGGTGGAAGTCGCTCGGAGTTCTCGGAGCTCTCGCCCACCCATGAGTACGATGACTTTGCTACTTCTCCCTGCAG AGTGAAGGAGTTGACGGTGGACGCTAACCAGGTGACCGAGGGGGTCCTTCCCAACATCCATGTGGTGGACCAGCTGGATGATGACTGGGACCACCTGGGCAGCTCCCCCCAGAGAGACGACCTCAAACTGCTCTGTGAGCAGAAC gaggaggaggtgtcacCCCAGCTCTTTAACTTCCATGAGGCTGTGTCTCAGATGGTGGAGATGGAGGAACAGGTGCTGGAGGACCACAGAGCTGTCTTCCAG GAGTCTATCCGGTGGCTGGAGGATGAGAAGGTTCTGCTGGAAATTACTGAGGAGGTGGACTATGACGTGGACTCCTACGCCACTCAGCTAGAGCAGATACTGGATCAGAAGATTGATATCCTCACTGAGCTCAGAG ATAAAGTGAAGTCGTTCCGCTCGTCGCTCCAAGAAGAGGAACAAGCCAGTAAGCAGATCAATCCTAAGAGGCCACGTGCCCTGCTGTAG
- the LOC111957711 gene encoding kinesin-like protein KIF2A isoform X2: protein MVGSFGKIVVGVYVEIKRSDGRIHQALVTSLNEDNESVTVEWIENGDTKGKEIDFESIFALNPDVAPEEEIAPSPETPPPPTPTSVKVNKITKNRRTIAPTKNGTPSRDNRVVSTRSRPAPPQQLEPSPPPPPAQQPAQPTQAQTAQQLANEASLHQLSRKEFGQLSRRKSNCVKEVEKLQEKRERRRIQQQELREKKAQEVDTTVPNYEILYMIRDFRASLDYRPLSTTDLIEEHRICVCVRKRPLNKKELTIRDLDVITIPSKDVVMVHEPKQKVDLTRYLENQTFRFDYAFDDSTTNEMVYRFTARPLVETIFERGMATCFAYGQTGSGKTHTMGGDFSGKNQDCSKGIYALAARDVFVMLKKPCYKKLDLQVYATFFEIYSGKVFDLLNGKAKLRVLEDGKQQVQVVGLHERDVKCTENVLKLIEVGNSCRTSGQTSANAHSSRSHAVFQIILRRKGKMHGKFSLIDLAGNERGADTSSADRQTRLEGAEINKSLLALKECIRALGRNKPHTPFRASKLTQVLRDSFIGENSRTCMIATISPGMTSCENTLNTLRYANRVKEFGISPSDIPFSQGGGSRSEFSELSPTHEYDDFATSPCRVKELTVDANQVTEGVLPNIHVVDQLDDDWDHLGSSPQRDDLKLLCEQNEEEVSPQLFNFHEAVSQMVEMEEQVLEDHRAVFQESIRWLEDEKVLLEITEEVDYDVDSYATQLEQILDQKIDILTELRDKVKSFRSSLQEEEQASKQINPKRPRALL from the exons GACGAATACACCAAGCCTTGGTCACGTCGTTGAATGAAGACAACGAGAGCGTCACCGTGGAGTGGATAGAAAATGGAGACaccaaagggaaagag aTTGACTTTGAGAGTATATTTGCACTAAACCCAGATGTGGCCCCAGAAGAGGAGATCGCCCCCAGCCCAGAGACCCCGCCCCCACCAACGCCCACCTCTGTGAAGGTCAACAAGATCACCAAG AACCGGCGAACAATAGCGCCCACTAAGAATGGCACTCCGTCCAGGGATAACAGAG TGGTGTCGACCCGGTCCAGACCAGCTCCACCCCAGCAGCTAGagccttcccctcctcctcctcccgcccAGCAGCCAGCCCAGCCCACTCAGGCCCAGACAGCCCAACAGTTAGCCAACG AAGCGTCATTGCATCAGCTAAGCAGAAAGGAGTTTGGACAGCTTT CGAGGAGGAAGTCCAACTGTGTGAAGGAAGTGGAGAAactgcaggagaagagagagagacgacggatACAGCAACAGGAGCTGagggagaagaaggcacag GAGGTGGACACCACTGTCCCTAACTATGAGATCCTGTATATGATCAGAGACTTCCGTGCCAGTCTGGACTACCGGCCGCTGTCCACCACAGATCTG atTGAAGAGCACagaatatgtgtttgtgtgaggaaACGTCCACTCAACAAGAAAG AGCTGACTATAAGGGACCTGGATGTGATTACCATCCCCAGTAAGGATGTGGTGATGGTTCATGAGCCCAAGCAGAAGGTGGACCTGACACGCTACCTGGAGAACCAGACCTTCCGCTTCGACTACGCCTTTGATGACAGCACCACTAATGAAATGGTTTACAG GTTTACTGCCAGGCCCCTGGTGGAGACCATCTTTGAGAGGGGCATGGCCACGTGCTTCGCCTATGGACAGACTGGTAGTGGCAAAACACAT ACTATGGGTGGAGATTTTTCTGGAAAGAACCAGGATTGTTCTAAAGGGATTTATGCATTAGCTG CTCGGGATGTGTTTGTCATGTTGAAGAAaccctgctacaagaagttagaTCTTCAGGTGTACGCAACCTTCTTTGAAATCTACAGTGGAAAG GTGTTTGACCTGCTGAATGGTAAGGCTAAGCTCCGGGTGCTGGAGGATGGGAAGCAGCAGGTGCAGGTGGTGGGGTTGCATGAGAGAGATGTCAAATGCACAGAGAACGTCCTCAAACTCATAGAAGTGGGCAACAGCTGCAG aacGTCAGGGCAGACCTCGGCCAACGCCCACTCGTCCCGTAGCCACGCCGTGTTCCAGATCATtctgaggaggaaggggaagatgCATGGCAAGTTCTCCCTGATCGACCTGGCGGGGAACGAGAGGGGGGCTGACACATCCAGTGCTGACCGCCAGACACGCCTGGAGGGAGCTGAGATCAACAAGAGCCTTCTGGCACTAAAG GAGTGCATCAGGGCGCTGGGACGGAACAAACCACACACTCCATTCAGGGCCAGCAAGCTCACACAGGTCCTCCGAGACTCCTTCATAGGGGAGAACTCCCGCACATGCATG ATAGCCACCATCTCTCCTGGCATGACATCCTGTGAGAACACCCTCAACACGCTACGCTACGCTAACAG AGTAAAGGAGTTTGGGATCAGTCCCTCAGACATCCCCTTCTCCCAGGGCGGTGGAAGTCGCTCGGAGTTCTCGGAGCTCTCGCCCACCCATGAGTACGATGACTTTGCTACTTCTCCCTGCAG AGTGAAGGAGTTGACGGTGGACGCTAACCAGGTGACCGAGGGGGTCCTTCCCAACATCCATGTGGTGGACCAGCTGGATGATGACTGGGACCACCTGGGCAGCTCCCCCCAGAGAGACGACCTCAAACTGCTCTGTGAGCAGAAC gaggaggaggtgtcacCCCAGCTCTTTAACTTCCATGAGGCTGTGTCTCAGATGGTGGAGATGGAGGAACAGGTGCTGGAGGACCACAGAGCTGTCTTCCAG GAGTCTATCCGGTGGCTGGAGGATGAGAAGGTTCTGCTGGAAATTACTGAGGAGGTGGACTATGACGTGGACTCCTACGCCACTCAGCTAGAGCAGATACTGGATCAGAAGATTGATATCCTCACTGAGCTCAGAG ATAAAGTGAAGTCGTTCCGCTCGTCGCTCCAAGAAGAGGAACAAGCCAGTAAGCAGATCAATCCTAAGAGGCCACGTGCCCTGCTGTAG
- the LOC111957711 gene encoding kinesin-like protein KIF2A isoform X4 encodes MVGSFGKIVVGVYVEIKRSDGRIHQALVTSLNEDNESVTVEWIENGDTKGKEIDFESIFALNPDVAPEEEIAPSPETPPPPTPTSVKVNKITKQNRRTIAPTKNGTPSRDNRVVSTRSRPAPPQQLEPSPPPPPAQQPAQPTQAQTAQQLANARRKSNCVKEVEKLQEKRERRRIQQQELREKKAQEVDTTVPNYEILYMIRDFRASLDYRPLSTTDLIEEHRICVCVRKRPLNKKELTIRDLDVITIPSKDVVMVHEPKQKVDLTRYLENQTFRFDYAFDDSTTNEMVYRFTARPLVETIFERGMATCFAYGQTGSGKTHTMGGDFSGKNQDCSKGIYALAARDVFVMLKKPCYKKLDLQVYATFFEIYSGKVFDLLNGKAKLRVLEDGKQQVQVVGLHERDVKCTENVLKLIEVGNSCRTSGQTSANAHSSRSHAVFQIILRRKGKMHGKFSLIDLAGNERGADTSSADRQTRLEGAEINKSLLALKECIRALGRNKPHTPFRASKLTQVLRDSFIGENSRTCMIATISPGMTSCENTLNTLRYANRVKEFGISPSDIPFSQGGGSRSEFSELSPTHEYDDFATSPCRVKELTVDANQVTEGVLPNIHVVDQLDDDWDHLGSSPQRDDLKLLCEQNEEEVSPQLFNFHEAVSQMVEMEEQVLEDHRAVFQESIRWLEDEKVLLEITEEVDYDVDSYATQLEQILDQKIDILTELRDKVKSFRSSLQEEEQASKQINPKRPRALL; translated from the exons GACGAATACACCAAGCCTTGGTCACGTCGTTGAATGAAGACAACGAGAGCGTCACCGTGGAGTGGATAGAAAATGGAGACaccaaagggaaagag aTTGACTTTGAGAGTATATTTGCACTAAACCCAGATGTGGCCCCAGAAGAGGAGATCGCCCCCAGCCCAGAGACCCCGCCCCCACCAACGCCCACCTCTGTGAAGGTCAACAAGATCACCAAG CAGAACCGGCGAACAATAGCGCCCACTAAGAATGGCACTCCGTCCAGGGATAACAGAG TGGTGTCGACCCGGTCCAGACCAGCTCCACCCCAGCAGCTAGagccttcccctcctcctcctcccgcccAGCAGCCAGCCCAGCCCACTCAGGCCCAGACAGCCCAACAGTTAGCCAACG CGAGGAGGAAGTCCAACTGTGTGAAGGAAGTGGAGAAactgcaggagaagagagagagacgacggatACAGCAACAGGAGCTGagggagaagaaggcacag GAGGTGGACACCACTGTCCCTAACTATGAGATCCTGTATATGATCAGAGACTTCCGTGCCAGTCTGGACTACCGGCCGCTGTCCACCACAGATCTG atTGAAGAGCACagaatatgtgtttgtgtgaggaaACGTCCACTCAACAAGAAAG AGCTGACTATAAGGGACCTGGATGTGATTACCATCCCCAGTAAGGATGTGGTGATGGTTCATGAGCCCAAGCAGAAGGTGGACCTGACACGCTACCTGGAGAACCAGACCTTCCGCTTCGACTACGCCTTTGATGACAGCACCACTAATGAAATGGTTTACAG GTTTACTGCCAGGCCCCTGGTGGAGACCATCTTTGAGAGGGGCATGGCCACGTGCTTCGCCTATGGACAGACTGGTAGTGGCAAAACACAT ACTATGGGTGGAGATTTTTCTGGAAAGAACCAGGATTGTTCTAAAGGGATTTATGCATTAGCTG CTCGGGATGTGTTTGTCATGTTGAAGAAaccctgctacaagaagttagaTCTTCAGGTGTACGCAACCTTCTTTGAAATCTACAGTGGAAAG GTGTTTGACCTGCTGAATGGTAAGGCTAAGCTCCGGGTGCTGGAGGATGGGAAGCAGCAGGTGCAGGTGGTGGGGTTGCATGAGAGAGATGTCAAATGCACAGAGAACGTCCTCAAACTCATAGAAGTGGGCAACAGCTGCAG aacGTCAGGGCAGACCTCGGCCAACGCCCACTCGTCCCGTAGCCACGCCGTGTTCCAGATCATtctgaggaggaaggggaagatgCATGGCAAGTTCTCCCTGATCGACCTGGCGGGGAACGAGAGGGGGGCTGACACATCCAGTGCTGACCGCCAGACACGCCTGGAGGGAGCTGAGATCAACAAGAGCCTTCTGGCACTAAAG GAGTGCATCAGGGCGCTGGGACGGAACAAACCACACACTCCATTCAGGGCCAGCAAGCTCACACAGGTCCTCCGAGACTCCTTCATAGGGGAGAACTCCCGCACATGCATG ATAGCCACCATCTCTCCTGGCATGACATCCTGTGAGAACACCCTCAACACGCTACGCTACGCTAACAG AGTAAAGGAGTTTGGGATCAGTCCCTCAGACATCCCCTTCTCCCAGGGCGGTGGAAGTCGCTCGGAGTTCTCGGAGCTCTCGCCCACCCATGAGTACGATGACTTTGCTACTTCTCCCTGCAG AGTGAAGGAGTTGACGGTGGACGCTAACCAGGTGACCGAGGGGGTCCTTCCCAACATCCATGTGGTGGACCAGCTGGATGATGACTGGGACCACCTGGGCAGCTCCCCCCAGAGAGACGACCTCAAACTGCTCTGTGAGCAGAAC gaggaggaggtgtcacCCCAGCTCTTTAACTTCCATGAGGCTGTGTCTCAGATGGTGGAGATGGAGGAACAGGTGCTGGAGGACCACAGAGCTGTCTTCCAG GAGTCTATCCGGTGGCTGGAGGATGAGAAGGTTCTGCTGGAAATTACTGAGGAGGTGGACTATGACGTGGACTCCTACGCCACTCAGCTAGAGCAGATACTGGATCAGAAGATTGATATCCTCACTGAGCTCAGAG ATAAAGTGAAGTCGTTCCGCTCGTCGCTCCAAGAAGAGGAACAAGCCAGTAAGCAGATCAATCCTAAGAGGCCACGTGCCCTGCTGTAG